One Microbacterium esteraromaticum genomic window carries:
- a CDS encoding metallophosphoesterase has product MPHPSLRRAGAGALAAMVVATTLVSGATTAAYADETAPTPTATPTPEQSTAAPEPTPSAPGTPAPGETAAPTPDATQPAPTAEPAPAEPDPAETDPAESTDETAPEASVIAAVTGESGNAAEHWPLVITEINGDNAGADTYEFVEVTNTTSESIDLTARGLQLRYHTSQWNTGTVQPLIHLDGEGDSPAVIPAGGTAVLWMNYAEGDSRRSLTKEQFRSFYGVAETVQVLRFGPQGGFANSGSRGFSLTDAEGATLARAWVPSDDGVGSTPWNAQFAVPNQIGSADARLLDFDPTGATAAPTPGTITVDQVTSELIPAPKPTDPDATGPILQITEVAPDTANVSGSDAFEFIEVYNASDAPVGFGDYVLTYLTTDNALTGPTTNASTLWPAGPGEPTIGAGETLVLWIQNPAVLSAGYTVADFNAAFGTDLVLGESILTIQSGGMANGGSRGLQLSTKSGHDISRAYYFDDGQTTSSTAIQYGWNPADATGALWVPADPAGSIQSMLRLATPTPGAVSDSQVAEAYVPHPAAGTAPAIIDLTGGSELPSGDGIELGFDITDDVLVRRVTLTLTDDLGATETRDLTFTTPGRYLYSIPSVDVYGKRWLEYSVTAGDGSQLTTLGPVRLTLDDTPDDPVRLNVAEGQFVGGQTPLVATTDGDPASLSLSIDGEPAGEAIPSLERAPRFAIEATSTDAFFRNGIKLGDNVLTVFDEGYYDRIVTVDAEVPVQEVVRGEQLTLGVYAGTKAWPQPDPDENNDDFTAMNPRLVLPDGRVLRPTSCAGAGEGQEPTTRACPATSTERINFSDANLVYFLATFTIPDDAFDSVSTMWETTAVDDGEHVITASDSTGAAPVAARAADALTATRTVIVDNTAPEIDSTLVDGRQYRGDFTIDATVTDAGSGFRSLTATLDENEITLPLSTSSLALAPGDHTAVITAKDAVGNVSTSTIAFSTADEKPRTQLISPDDGAELTGDQVDLVARPGSQVDDRLELCFAEGYTYTSMDAEVRVASGATSNSRSADRGDAKPLSEDELARIARLDGIEVAASSDTAMPYQLFTVQVPARAGSDAEVRVAWEGSANADAKVLLYVQRTDGAWHEVDRHVTTGGAPASFALEAEVPVDGHAKDGELTLLVQHSEGWAGTDTSSRDSQVTPFNAAATPREQYDFTLGWLSDTQYYNRNEGDLAGDGGSDVWYQHQQNMNRFLVAQRDALNLQYVTHTGDIVDNYDQPHQWKNADAAYRLLDDAGIPYGVLAGNHDVGHWDGDYTEYSRNFGEARFADNPWYGGSYKDNRGHYDLVTAGGIDMLMMYMGWPDPNDEASNSEDIAWMNSVIRQYPERKVMINLHEYMLTTGGLGPFPQRIYDEVVAPNANVISVGSGHYHDAYTRLDEFDDDGDGTADRTVYSMLFDYQGLPEGGQGYLRLLHFDNEQGRIIVRTYSPSLDDFDSDDASLNSPAGMQEFEIPYAAGGIAPVTKVLSTDSFRADILTTNAIDCVQDVVSGEQTTVAWKGLDAGEHGWYVRTTGPYGGVESTEVRSFTIDGKGTVDPGEGGPGDGEGGGDGGDGGGDGGGEGGPGSGESDGGVKNPSVDRPGDALATTGSSGTWTLGLGILALLALTAGGILFRNGRRRA; this is encoded by the coding sequence ATGCCCCATCCATCCCTCCGCCGTGCCGGAGCCGGTGCGCTCGCCGCCATGGTCGTCGCCACGACGCTGGTCTCCGGCGCCACGACCGCCGCCTATGCAGACGAGACAGCACCGACGCCGACGGCGACCCCCACGCCCGAGCAGAGCACCGCGGCTCCCGAGCCGACTCCCAGCGCCCCCGGCACTCCCGCACCAGGCGAGACGGCTGCGCCGACCCCGGATGCCACGCAGCCGGCGCCCACGGCAGAGCCGGCGCCCGCCGAGCCGGACCCTGCCGAGACGGATCCGGCCGAGAGCACGGATGAGACCGCGCCGGAGGCATCCGTCATCGCCGCCGTCACGGGCGAGAGCGGCAACGCCGCCGAGCACTGGCCGCTCGTGATCACCGAGATCAACGGCGACAACGCCGGGGCCGACACGTACGAGTTCGTGGAGGTCACGAACACCACATCCGAGTCGATCGACCTCACGGCTCGCGGACTGCAGCTGCGCTACCACACGAGCCAGTGGAACACCGGCACGGTGCAGCCGCTGATCCATCTCGACGGCGAGGGCGACAGCCCGGCGGTCATCCCCGCGGGCGGCACCGCCGTGCTCTGGATGAACTACGCCGAGGGAGACTCGCGCCGCAGCCTCACGAAAGAGCAGTTCCGCTCGTTCTACGGCGTGGCCGAGACCGTGCAGGTGCTGCGCTTCGGGCCGCAGGGCGGGTTCGCGAACAGCGGGTCTCGCGGCTTCAGCCTGACGGATGCCGAAGGGGCGACCCTCGCGCGCGCCTGGGTTCCCTCCGACGACGGCGTCGGCTCGACGCCATGGAACGCGCAGTTCGCCGTGCCGAACCAGATCGGTTCGGCAGACGCGCGTCTGCTCGACTTCGACCCCACCGGTGCCACTGCCGCACCCACGCCGGGCACGATCACCGTCGACCAGGTCACCAGCGAGCTGATCCCCGCACCCAAGCCCACCGACCCCGACGCCACGGGGCCGATCCTGCAGATCACCGAGGTCGCCCCCGATACGGCGAACGTCTCCGGCTCCGACGCGTTCGAGTTCATCGAGGTGTACAACGCCTCCGACGCGCCCGTGGGCTTCGGCGACTACGTGCTCACCTACCTCACCACCGACAACGCACTGACCGGCCCCACGACGAACGCATCCACGCTGTGGCCCGCCGGCCCCGGCGAGCCGACGATCGGCGCGGGCGAGACGCTCGTGCTGTGGATCCAGAACCCGGCGGTGCTCAGCGCCGGCTACACGGTCGCCGACTTCAACGCCGCCTTCGGCACCGACCTGGTGCTCGGCGAGAGCATCCTGACCATCCAGTCCGGCGGCATGGCGAACGGGGGATCGCGCGGTCTGCAGCTGAGCACGAAGAGCGGCCACGACATCTCACGCGCGTACTACTTCGACGATGGACAGACGACCTCGTCGACGGCGATCCAGTACGGGTGGAACCCGGCCGATGCCACCGGTGCGCTGTGGGTTCCCGCCGATCCCGCCGGCAGCATCCAGAGCATGCTGCGTCTCGCGACGCCGACCCCGGGCGCCGTGAGCGACAGCCAGGTGGCGGAGGCCTACGTGCCGCACCCGGCCGCGGGCACCGCTCCGGCGATCATCGACCTCACCGGCGGCTCCGAGCTGCCGAGCGGCGACGGCATCGAGCTCGGCTTCGACATCACCGACGATGTGCTCGTGCGGCGCGTCACGCTCACGCTGACCGACGACCTCGGCGCGACCGAGACGCGCGACCTCACCTTCACCACCCCGGGGCGCTACCTGTACAGCATCCCGTCGGTCGACGTCTACGGGAAGCGCTGGCTGGAGTACTCGGTCACCGCCGGCGACGGCAGCCAGCTCACGACCCTCGGGCCCGTGCGCCTCACTCTCGACGACACCCCTGACGACCCCGTGCGCCTCAACGTCGCCGAGGGGCAGTTCGTCGGCGGACAGACGCCGCTCGTCGCCACGACCGACGGCGACCCGGCATCCCTCTCCCTCTCGATCGACGGCGAGCCGGCAGGCGAGGCGATCCCGTCGCTCGAGCGGGCGCCGCGGTTCGCGATCGAGGCGACCAGCACCGATGCGTTCTTCCGCAACGGCATCAAGCTCGGCGACAACGTGCTCACCGTCTTCGATGAGGGCTACTACGACCGCATCGTGACCGTCGACGCCGAGGTGCCCGTGCAGGAGGTCGTGCGCGGCGAGCAGCTGACGCTCGGCGTGTACGCCGGTACGAAGGCCTGGCCGCAGCCCGACCCCGACGAGAACAACGACGACTTCACGGCCATGAACCCGCGTCTCGTGCTGCCGGACGGCCGGGTGCTTCGCCCGACCTCGTGCGCGGGCGCCGGCGAGGGTCAGGAGCCGACGACGCGCGCCTGCCCGGCCACCTCGACCGAGCGGATCAACTTCAGCGATGCGAACCTCGTGTACTTCCTCGCGACGTTCACCATCCCCGACGACGCGTTCGACTCGGTCTCGACCATGTGGGAGACCACGGCGGTCGACGATGGCGAGCACGTGATCACGGCATCCGACTCGACGGGAGCGGCACCCGTCGCGGCCCGCGCGGCCGACGCGCTCACCGCGACGCGCACCGTGATCGTCGACAACACCGCCCCCGAGATCGACAGCACCCTCGTCGACGGCCGGCAGTACCGCGGCGACTTCACGATCGACGCGACCGTCACCGACGCGGGCTCGGGCTTCCGGTCCCTCACGGCCACGCTCGACGAGAACGAGATCACGCTGCCCTTGTCGACCTCGTCGCTCGCTCTGGCGCCCGGCGACCACACCGCGGTCATCACCGCGAAGGATGCCGTCGGCAACGTGTCGACCAGCACGATCGCGTTCTCGACCGCCGACGAGAAGCCGCGCACGCAGCTGATCAGCCCCGATGACGGAGCCGAGCTCACCGGCGACCAGGTCGACCTGGTCGCGCGGCCCGGATCGCAGGTCGACGACCGCCTCGAGCTGTGCTTCGCCGAGGGCTACACGTACACCTCGATGGATGCCGAGGTGCGCGTCGCCTCGGGAGCCACGTCGAACTCGCGTTCCGCCGACCGCGGCGACGCGAAGCCCCTCAGCGAAGACGAGCTGGCGCGCATCGCCCGCCTGGACGGCATCGAGGTCGCCGCGAGCTCCGACACAGCCATGCCGTATCAGCTGTTCACCGTGCAGGTTCCGGCGCGGGCAGGTTCCGACGCCGAGGTGCGTGTCGCATGGGAGGGCTCGGCGAACGCGGATGCCAAGGTGCTGCTCTACGTGCAGAGGACCGACGGCGCCTGGCACGAGGTCGATCGCCACGTCACCACCGGCGGCGCGCCGGCCAGCTTCGCGCTGGAGGCGGAGGTTCCGGTCGACGGACACGCGAAGGACGGCGAGCTGACGCTGCTCGTGCAGCACTCCGAGGGCTGGGCGGGTACGGACACGAGCTCGCGCGACTCGCAGGTCACGCCGTTCAACGCGGCCGCCACCCCCCGCGAACAGTACGACTTCACCCTCGGCTGGCTCTCTGACACGCAGTACTACAACCGCAACGAGGGCGACCTGGCCGGCGACGGCGGATCGGACGTCTGGTACCAGCATCAGCAGAACATGAACCGGTTCCTCGTGGCGCAGCGCGATGCGCTGAACCTGCAGTACGTCACGCACACCGGCGACATCGTCGACAACTACGACCAGCCGCACCAGTGGAAGAACGCCGACGCGGCGTACCGTCTGCTCGACGACGCGGGGATCCCGTACGGTGTGCTGGCGGGCAATCACGACGTCGGCCACTGGGACGGCGACTACACCGAGTACAGCAGGAACTTCGGCGAGGCGCGCTTCGCCGACAACCCCTGGTACGGCGGCTCGTACAAGGACAACCGGGGGCACTACGACCTGGTGACCGCGGGCGGCATCGACATGCTCATGATGTACATGGGCTGGCCCGACCCCAACGACGAGGCGTCGAACAGCGAGGACATCGCGTGGATGAACTCGGTGATCCGGCAGTACCCCGAGCGCAAGGTCATGATCAACCTGCACGAGTACATGCTCACCACGGGCGGGCTCGGGCCGTTCCCGCAGCGGATCTACGACGAGGTCGTGGCACCGAACGCGAACGTGATCTCGGTGGGCTCCGGTCACTACCACGACGCCTACACGCGCCTCGACGAGTTCGACGACGACGGCGACGGAACGGCCGATCGCACGGTCTACTCGATGCTGTTCGACTACCAGGGCCTGCCCGAGGGCGGCCAGGGGTACCTGCGACTGCTGCACTTCGACAACGAGCAGGGCCGGATCATCGTGCGCACGTACTCGCCGTCGCTCGACGACTTCGACTCCGACGACGCGTCGCTGAACAGCCCTGCCGGCATGCAGGAGTTCGAGATCCCTTACGCCGCGGGCGGCATCGCCCCGGTGACGAAGGTGCTGTCGACCGACTCGTTCCGCGCCGACATCCTCACCACCAACGCGATCGACTGCGTGCAGGACGTGGTGAGCGGCGAGCAGACGACGGTCGCCTGGAAGGGTCTGGATGCCGGTGAGCACGGCTGGTACGTGCGCACGACGGGTCCGTACGGCGGCGTGGAGAGCACCGAGGTGCGCTCGTTCACCATCGACGGCAAGGGCACGGTCGATCCCGGCGAGGGCGGCCCCGGTGACGGCGAAGGCGGCGGTGACGGCGGTGACGGTGGCGGTGACGGCGGTGGCGAAGGCGGACCAGGGTCCGGCGAGTCCGACGGCGGGGTGAAGAACCCGAGCGTCGACCGGCCGGGTGACGCCCTGGCGACGACCGGATCCTCCGGAACCTGGACGCTGGGCCTCGGCATCCTGGCGCTCCTCGCGCTCACCGCCGGCGGCATCCTGTTCCGGAACGGCCGCCGCCGCGCCTAG
- a CDS encoding LLM class flavin-dependent oxidoreductase: MKAFGFLSFGHYQDVPGSVTRTAGDMLRQTIELAEGADEIGVNGAYVRVHHWARQAASPMPLLSAMAARTKRIEVGTGVIDMRYENPFQFAEEAAALDLIADGRIALGVSRGSPETALRGYETFGFHDEEDTERGSVLAREKFDLFLKVIDGERIAPGDPRMVGPGQYLAIEPQSPTLRDHIWWGAGSRATAETTGRMGLNMMSSTLLVEATGQPFHELQREQIDLFRAAYKEAGHTGAPRVSVSRSVFPLVSDRDRAYFGLRSRESNDQVGIIDGYRSTFGKTYADEPDALIEQLLADEAVMAADTLMLTIPNQLGPEYNLHVLQAFAEHVAPALGWKPNTEGPVQGDPVA, translated from the coding sequence ATGAAGGCATTCGGCTTCCTCTCCTTCGGGCACTACCAGGATGTGCCCGGCTCTGTCACCCGCACCGCCGGCGACATGCTGCGCCAGACCATCGAGCTCGCCGAGGGCGCCGACGAGATCGGCGTCAACGGCGCGTACGTGCGCGTGCACCACTGGGCGCGTCAGGCCGCGTCGCCCATGCCGCTGCTGTCGGCCATGGCTGCGCGCACGAAGCGCATCGAGGTCGGCACCGGTGTGATCGACATGCGGTACGAGAACCCGTTCCAGTTCGCCGAGGAGGCGGCCGCGCTCGACCTCATCGCCGACGGCCGCATCGCCCTCGGCGTGAGCCGCGGGTCACCCGAGACGGCGCTGCGGGGCTACGAGACCTTCGGCTTCCACGACGAGGAGGACACCGAGCGCGGCAGCGTGCTGGCCCGCGAGAAGTTCGACCTGTTCCTCAAGGTGATCGACGGTGAGCGCATCGCGCCAGGCGACCCGCGCATGGTCGGCCCAGGTCAGTACCTCGCGATCGAGCCCCAGTCGCCCACGCTGCGCGACCACATCTGGTGGGGTGCGGGCTCGCGCGCCACGGCGGAGACCACCGGGCGCATGGGCCTGAACATGATGAGCTCGACCCTGCTCGTCGAGGCCACCGGCCAGCCGTTCCACGAGTTGCAGCGGGAGCAGATCGATCTGTTCCGCGCCGCGTACAAAGAGGCCGGCCACACCGGAGCCCCTCGGGTGTCGGTGAGCCGCAGCGTGTTCCCGCTGGTCAGCGACCGCGACCGCGCGTACTTCGGGCTGCGCTCGCGTGAGAGCAACGACCAGGTCGGCATCATCGACGGCTATCGCTCGACGTTCGGCAAGACGTACGCCGACGAGCCCGACGCGCTCATCGAGCAGCTGCTCGCCGACGAGGCCGTGATGGCGGCTGACACGCTGATGCTCACGATCCCGAACCAGCTCGGGCCCGAGTACAACCTGCACGTGCTGCAGGCGTTCGCCGAGCACGTCGCCCCCGCGCTGGGGTGGAAGCCCAACACCGAGGGGCCTGTGCAGGGCGACCCCGTCGCCTGA
- a CDS encoding DUF7059 domain-containing protein, whose translation MTAVPDRAQPLPDAPLAQALAADLDAADFRSEPLRRLWGEEADDALGRGLRVPILRALASRSDTLATLGRLWVLGMAQPLVAVEAALPRVGVAGAVALGLARVDGESVHPTALIRPQSFVDADGVGEWWIASDLDEVALGTSLPADHVLGVGGASRTLAELVVPAPVERALDLGTGCGIQALLVSRHAGRVVATDISARALGYAELNAQLNGVHNIDFRLGSLFEPVAGESFDLVVSNPPFVITPRATGVPEYEYRDGGLVGDALVEEFLRRVPAHLAPGGIAQLLGNWESRADGRGLDRVRSWVGDDLDAWVIQREELSPLGYAELWIRDGGTLPRDAEFTRLLRAWLDDFAERGVTAVGFGYILLRRALPDAGERRLRRFESIAQPVSDLGRALGAGLAAHDSLTEGIPDRLVVAPDVTEARRLMPGEDDPSVIELRQGGGFARTIGVDSALAGFVGACDGELTVAQIVAALADLFEVPLAELWADLEPRIRRLVLDGILLPAE comes from the coding sequence GTGACGGCCGTGCCGGATCGCGCTCAGCCTCTTCCCGATGCCCCTCTCGCGCAGGCGCTCGCCGCCGATCTGGATGCCGCGGACTTCCGCTCGGAGCCGCTGCGGCGGCTGTGGGGCGAGGAGGCCGACGACGCCCTGGGCCGCGGACTGCGCGTGCCGATCCTGCGCGCGCTCGCCTCACGTTCCGACACTCTGGCGACCCTCGGACGACTGTGGGTGCTGGGGATGGCGCAGCCGCTCGTCGCCGTGGAGGCTGCGCTGCCGCGGGTGGGCGTGGCCGGCGCCGTCGCCCTCGGGCTCGCCCGCGTGGACGGCGAGAGCGTGCATCCGACGGCGCTGATCCGCCCGCAGTCCTTCGTCGATGCCGATGGCGTCGGCGAATGGTGGATCGCGAGCGACCTCGACGAGGTCGCGCTCGGCACCTCGCTGCCGGCCGACCATGTGCTGGGCGTCGGCGGCGCATCGCGCACGCTCGCCGAGCTGGTCGTTCCCGCGCCGGTGGAACGGGCGCTCGACCTCGGCACGGGGTGCGGCATCCAGGCGCTGCTCGTGTCGCGGCACGCGGGCCGCGTCGTCGCGACCGACATCTCCGCACGGGCGCTCGGCTACGCCGAGCTGAACGCGCAGCTCAACGGGGTGCACAACATCGACTTCCGCCTCGGCAGTCTCTTCGAGCCGGTCGCCGGAGAGTCGTTCGATCTCGTCGTGTCGAATCCCCCGTTCGTCATCACGCCGCGGGCCACGGGGGTGCCCGAGTACGAGTACCGCGACGGCGGGCTGGTGGGGGATGCCCTGGTCGAGGAGTTCCTGCGGCGTGTGCCTGCGCACCTCGCACCCGGCGGCATCGCGCAGCTGCTCGGCAACTGGGAGTCGCGTGCCGACGGCCGCGGACTCGACCGCGTGCGCTCCTGGGTCGGCGACGACCTCGATGCGTGGGTGATCCAGCGCGAGGAGCTCAGCCCGCTCGGATACGCCGAGTTGTGGATCCGCGACGGCGGGACGCTGCCGCGGGACGCCGAGTTCACCCGGCTCCTGCGAGCATGGCTCGACGACTTCGCCGAGCGGGGCGTGACGGCCGTCGGCTTCGGCTACATCCTGCTGCGACGTGCGCTTCCGGATGCGGGGGAGCGGCGTCTGCGACGATTCGAGAGCATCGCGCAGCCGGTGTCCGACCTGGGGCGGGCGCTCGGCGCCGGTCTCGCCGCTCATGATTCCCTGACCGAGGGCATCCCCGACCGCCTCGTCGTCGCACCCGACGTGACCGAGGCGCGGCGTCTCATGCCGGGAGAGGACGACCCCAGCGTGATCGAGCTGCGCCAGGGCGGCGGCTTCGCGCGCACGATCGGTGTCGACAGCGCGCTGGCCGGCTTCGTCGGCGCGTGCGACGGCGAGCTCACCGTGGCGCAGATCGTCGCCGCGCTGGCCGATCTCTTCGAGGTTCCTCTTGCCGAGCTGTGGGCCGATCTCGAGCCCCGCATCCGCCGGCTGGTGCTGGACGGCATCCTGCTGCCCGCGGAATAG
- a CDS encoding DUF6049 family protein, producing the protein MISTFPREGLRPRARRLLGRLAAVLVVASCGLGVSTPAVADDAEAEQPADQAVELFVSVGAAGEVAPGTDLLGTVTIDNPTDSDLTAGSLSLELNPTPLADGAALDAWLDAGTADGGFRSVASEATPVVGDGAADAVGVSVEAAELGPLAPGVYPLKARLTGATTTDADGETVPWNISAASVLVVTAPTDSRTAVIVPVTATPENGALLTSDELTTLTTAGGALADLVEAVSGTSAILAIDPAIPAAIRLLGDAAPASATQWLESFEALPNDMFTLQFGDADATVQAQAGRAQLLEVPDLTPLLDPAHFPATEPDPQPTTEPTPTPLPTSDPDLPDTSELTAVRGTQAGILWPRADVTEADLAAFGAYLGDRVTTILPSSSVQGDPAVHSAVGARELLIADAAASARMSAAVERTDPAAADADLAGAAGHLYFAEQRSALTAVALERSETRSPEALRAALTAFATPGTALSALRTGEPASVTLTETSTGARVAELNSMLAGEDRLAAFATILDEPAVLLAPSRIRVLRAIGVGLDDEQFVERTTENADRVNTTLTSVSVQKPKPVQLFTSAAPLPVWVRNDLPWPVTVNLFSTPSDTRLDIQPVTQVRALASSATRVDVPIEARVASGRVDVGFRIESSTGVPVGQPEIADVTLRADWEGIGLGILGGVIALLLVVGSVRMVRRRRADARDEAQQTQHPAEGEQ; encoded by the coding sequence ATGATCTCGACATTCCCTCGCGAAGGCCTCCGCCCCCGCGCGCGTCGGCTGCTGGGCCGCCTCGCCGCGGTGCTCGTCGTCGCCTCCTGCGGTCTCGGCGTCTCGACGCCGGCGGTGGCCGACGACGCAGAGGCCGAGCAGCCGGCAGATCAGGCGGTGGAGCTCTTCGTCTCGGTCGGCGCGGCAGGCGAGGTCGCACCGGGCACCGATCTGCTCGGCACGGTCACGATCGACAACCCCACCGACAGCGACCTCACCGCAGGAAGCCTCAGCCTCGAGCTGAATCCCACACCCCTCGCCGACGGTGCCGCACTCGACGCCTGGCTCGACGCAGGCACCGCCGACGGCGGATTCCGCAGCGTCGCCTCCGAGGCCACTCCCGTCGTCGGCGATGGCGCAGCGGACGCGGTGGGCGTGAGCGTCGAGGCCGCCGAGCTCGGTCCGCTCGCCCCCGGGGTCTACCCGCTGAAGGCGCGCCTCACCGGAGCCACCACCACAGACGCCGACGGTGAGACCGTGCCGTGGAACATCTCGGCGGCATCGGTACTGGTGGTCACCGCACCCACCGACAGCCGCACGGCGGTGATCGTGCCAGTCACCGCGACACCGGAGAACGGCGCCCTGCTCACATCCGACGAGCTGACGACCCTGACCACCGCAGGCGGCGCACTGGCCGATCTCGTCGAGGCGGTCTCGGGCACGAGCGCGATCCTCGCGATCGATCCCGCGATCCCGGCCGCGATCCGCCTGCTCGGCGACGCGGCTCCGGCGAGCGCGACGCAATGGCTGGAGAGCTTCGAGGCCCTGCCGAACGACATGTTCACCCTGCAGTTCGGCGACGCCGACGCCACGGTGCAGGCCCAGGCCGGGCGCGCGCAGCTGCTCGAGGTGCCCGACCTCACCCCGCTCCTCGACCCCGCCCACTTCCCGGCGACCGAGCCCGATCCCCAGCCGACGACCGAGCCGACTCCGACACCGCTGCCCACCTCCGATCCCGACCTGCCCGACACCAGCGAGCTGACCGCCGTGCGCGGCACGCAGGCGGGCATCCTGTGGCCGCGTGCCGACGTGACGGAGGCCGACCTCGCCGCCTTCGGGGCATACCTCGGCGACCGTGTCACCACGATCCTGCCCTCGAGCTCCGTTCAGGGCGACCCGGCCGTGCACAGCGCTGTGGGCGCACGCGAGCTGCTGATCGCCGACGCCGCGGCCTCGGCCCGCATGTCCGCGGCCGTCGAGCGCACCGACCCCGCCGCTGCCGACGCCGACCTCGCCGGCGCCGCCGGCCATCTCTACTTCGCCGAGCAGCGCAGCGCGCTCACCGCTGTCGCGCTCGAGCGATCGGAGACGCGCTCGCCCGAGGCTCTTCGCGCCGCGCTCACCGCGTTCGCCACGCCGGGCACGGCGCTCAGCGCCCTGCGCACCGGCGAACCGGCATCCGTCACCCTCACCGAGACGAGCACCGGGGCGCGCGTCGCCGAGCTGAACAGCATGCTCGCCGGGGAAGACCGCCTCGCCGCCTTCGCGACGATCCTCGACGAGCCCGCCGTGCTGCTCGCCCCCTCCCGCATCCGCGTGCTGCGCGCGATCGGCGTCGGACTAGACGACGAGCAGTTCGTCGAGCGCACCACCGAGAACGCCGACCGGGTGAACACCACGCTCACCTCGGTGAGCGTGCAGAAGCCGAAGCCGGTGCAGCTGTTCACCTCGGCGGCTCCCCTGCCGGTGTGGGTGCGCAACGACCTGCCCTGGCCGGTCACCGTCAACCTGTTCAGCACGCCCTCCGACACCCGTCTCGACATCCAGCCGGTCACCCAGGTGCGCGCCCTCGCATCCAGCGCGACCCGCGTCGATGTGCCGATCGAGGCGCGCGTCGCCAGCGGCCGGGTCGACGTGGGGTTCCGCATCGAGAGCAGCACCGGCGTTCCCGTCGGCCAGCCCGAGATCGCCGACGTCACCCTGCGCGCCGACTGGGAGGGAATCGGCCTCGGCATCCTCGGCGGCGTGATCGCGCTGCTGCTCGTCGTCGGCAGCGTGCGGATGGTGCGCCGGCGCAGGGCGGATGCCCGAGACGAGGCTCAGCAGACGCAGCATCCGGCAGAAGGAGAGCAGTGA